One segment of Cryptococcus neoformans var. grubii H99 chromosome 2, complete sequence DNA contains the following:
- a CDS encoding small nuclear ribonucleoprotein D1, with translation MKLVRFLMKLNNETVTIELKNGTVIHGTITSVDPQMNTHLKSVKLTLRSQPSSQPPLSLDSIAIRGNNIRYFILPDSLPLDTLLVDDAPKPKKKKEGAAARGARGAARGARGARGGGGRGAPRPRGRGF, from the exons ATGAAGCTCGTCAG GTTTTTGATGAAGCTCAATAACGAGACGGTCACGATCGAGCTCAAGAACGGGACTGTCATCCATGGTACCATCACTT CTGTGGACCCTCAAATGAACACCCACCTCAAGTCTGTTAAGCTCACTCTCCGATCTCAGCCTTCATCCCAGCCACCTTTGTCCCTTGACTCTATAGCCATCCGAGGAAATAACATTCGATATTTCATCCTCCCCgactctcttcctcttgatACTTTGTTGGTGGACGACGCGCCTAAGCctaagaagaagaaggaaggagcagCGGCTAGGGGAGCTAGAGGAGCGGCTAGGGGAGCCAGAGGAGCCAGGGGCGGTGGTGGTCGAGGTGCACCCAGGCCTAGAGGAAGGGGTTTCTAG